Part of the Chloroflexi bacterium ADurb.Bin180 genome, GGTTGTTCTCTAGGTGACTCTGGGTTACAATTGGACTAGGCCCCTCATTGCTGAGAGCGGCCCAGCAAACCGTCAAGGAGGAGTATATGAAGCTGTCATCGGCCATGTCGCGCCTCGGAACCGAGACCGCCTTTGAGGTGTTGGTGAGAGCGCGTGCTCTGGAGGCCCAGGGCAGAGAAGTCGTGCACCTGGAAATCGGTGAACCGGACTTTGACACGCCATCGAACATCATCGAGGCCGCCTGCAAGGCGCTGCACGGCGGCTATACCCACTATGGCCCTGCGGCGGGATTGCCTGCGCTGCGCGAGGCGGTGGCCGCTGAAGTGTCCCGCTCGCGCAAGATCAAGGTAACGCCAGATCAGGTAGTTGTTACCCCGGGTGGCAAGCCGATCATGTTCTACACCATCCTCGCTCTTGCTGAAAAAGGCGACGAGGTGATGTACCCCAACCCCGGCTTTCCCATCTATGAGTCGATGATCAACTTTGTGGGCGCCAAGCCGGTGCCGCTGCCGCTGCTCGAAGAGCGCGAGTTCCGGGTAGACACCGAGTACCTGCGCAAAAAGATCACCAAAAAGACCAAGCTGATCATCATCAACTCGCCGCACAACCCCTGCGGCAGCATGTTGAGCAAGAAGGATCTCAAGGAGATTGCCGACGCGGCCATCGAGCATGACATTCCGGTGCTGTCGGATGAGATCTACTGCCGTGATGTCTACGAGGGCAAGTTCGAGAGCATCACCCAGTTCCCCGGTATGCCTGAGCGGACCATCATCCTGGACGGCTTTAGCAAGACCTATGCCATGACTGGCTG contains:
- a CDS encoding Aspartate aminotransferase, whose product is MKLSSAMSRLGTETAFEVLVRARALEAQGREVVHLEIGEPDFDTPSNIIEAACKALHGGYTHYGPAAGLPALREAVAAEVSRSRKIKVTPDQVVVTPGGKPIMFYTILALAEKGDEVMYPNPGFPIYESMINFVGAKPVPLPLLEEREFRVDTEYLRKKITKKTKLIIINSPHNPCGSMLSKKDLKEIADAAIEHDIPVLSDEIYCRDVYEGKFESITQFPGMPERTIILDGFSKTYAMTGWRMGYGVMPADFAAQVAKLQTNAASCTASFSQMAGVEALTGPQDEAHRMVAAFKERRDLIVKGLNEIPGIRCLLPKGAFYVFPNIKEAMKRGKFPTAKAFADALLQEAGVAALSGTAFGNYGEGYLRFSYANSIPNIKKALQRIGEFVEKHK